Below is a genomic region from Terriglobales bacterium.
GGCCAGGAAAGCGCGAGCAACCCGCAGGGCAAAGCGCGCTGGGGACTCGGCCTGTCCGATCTCAATCCCGACGTTCGCGAGCAACTACAGGCGCCCAGCGACGTGCAAGGCGCAGTGGTAGAACGCGTAGTGCCGGGCAGCCCAGCCGACAACGCTGGAATTGCGAGCGGCGACGTTATTGTGTCGGTAGATCGCAAACCGGTGAAATCCGCACAGGACGTCCAGCAAGCATTGTCGAACGTACCTGCCGGACAGGACGCGCTGGTACTCGTCTGGAGCCAAGGCGGCAATACCTTCCGAGTGATGCACCCAGGCGAGCACTCCTAATCGCATAGCGCTCAAGCGAAGAAGCGCCGGAGCAATCCGGCGCTTTTCATTGTGACCTCTTGTTTTTGCCTTCGTGACCTTCGTGTTCGCTCTAGCTTTTTCTGTATCGGCTCACGTACTCAGGAACCGGAATACCATCTGCGAGTCTCGAATCGGGAATCGGCGATTCCGCGACAAGCCTGAGCGGCAACACACCCGCCCACATCGACAACGCGTAATCTTCTTCATCATCGGCGGGAGGTCCGGTCCGGATCTTGGCCGAAGCTTCTTCGATCGAAAATTCCAGTACGGACGTAGCTTTCAATTCCTGATCCGTAGGCTGGCGAACATTTTCCCATCTGCCGCGAATCAAGTGTTCCGAAATCCTCCGCAGCGCATGATTCTTTTCTTCGCGCCCTTCGATCTTGAGTGCCGTCCCGAATGCAACCACCGAACGATAGTTCATCGAGTGATGAAAGGCAGAACGCGCCAGCACAAGTCCGTCGACGATGGTGACGTTCACGCACGCCTGGACACCTGTCTCCAGATGACGAAGCATCCGGCTTGCCGCCGAGCCATGCATAAAGAGCTTGTCCTCTTCCCTTCCAAAGAGCGTGGGAATTACGAATGGCTGGCCTTCCACATTGAACCCGACGTGTGCTAAAAAGGAAGCATCCAGAATTGCTCGAATGGTTTCTGGATCATGAGCGCCACGTTTTGGTAATCGTCTAAGCTGCGTTCGTTCGGTAATCGTCATCTCGTCTCTCTGGCCGCAATCCATCCTCTGGCCCTGAACATTTTGTAAGCAAAAAATTTGTTGGAGCTACAGTTCAGAATGCCAGAGATGCCTCAACTCTCCAAACGACTCGTAATCCCGCCACGTCGGTCTCACCTCGTCTGCCACTTCTTTTATCGGCCCAAGGTACAGCGACCTCTGGTTCTATACGCCTGAG
It encodes:
- a CDS encoding pyridoxamine 5'-phosphate oxidase family protein; its protein translation is MTITERTQLRRLPKRGAHDPETIRAILDASFLAHVGFNVEGQPFVIPTLFGREEDKLFMHGSAASRMLRHLETGVQACVNVTIVDGLVLARSAFHHSMNYRSVVAFGTALKIEGREEKNHALRRISEHLIRGRWENVRQPTDQELKATSVLEFSIEEASAKIRTGPPADDEEDYALSMWAGVLPLRLVAESPIPDSRLADGIPVPEYVSRYRKS
- a CDS encoding PDZ domain-containing protein, producing KMDGREVSDAGQLQVLVSQQQPGTTIHLDVMRNGKSMNIPVTVEELGGNKHGQESASNPQGKARWGLGLSDLNPDVREQLQAPSDVQGAVVERVVPGSPADNAGIASGDVIVSVDRKPVKSAQDVQQALSNVPAGQDALVLVWSQGGNTFRVMHPGEHS